One window of Magallana gigas chromosome 2, xbMagGiga1.1, whole genome shotgun sequence genomic DNA carries:
- the LOC117682793 gene encoding brain acid soluble protein 1-like isoform X1, whose product MPDGHVRVGLFPTLSETIVCQLGTVAELPRTATKSWKSGKKTAFRAAKAAAAASKESPAASKESPAASSSKDSARKKRKVANSPELEPPAASSSSEDSAGRQPSEKGTAAKAAAAASKESPAASSSKEPARKKRKVANSPELEPPAASSSSEDSAGRQPSEKGTAAKAAAAASKESPAASSSKDSARKKRKAAQKSHKLSFDGYIDLLAAKIEEGNKTKGNKDQRRGADGKFGNKNLLDCSWRTWLKSMFTEYPGVLCKCSCNHRPLTSAQALIKHIERNHYINNVVSFGEEDLEFTPPQF is encoded by the exons ATGCCTGATGGCCATGTACGGGTGGGGTTATTTCCGACACTATCAGAAACAATAGTGTGCCAGCTGGGCACTGTGGCTGAACTCCCCCGTACAGCAACAAAGTCTTGGAAAAGTGGGAAGAAGACCGCCTTTCGG GCAGCCAAGGCAGCCGCCGCAGCCTCCAAGGAATCCCCCGCAGCCTCCAAGGAATCCCCCGCAGCCTCCTCCTCCAAGGACTCGGCCAGGAAGAAACGAAAG GTGGCCAATAGCCCTGAACTCGAACCCCCCGCAGCATCCTCCTCCTCCGAGGACTCGGCAGGCAGGCAACCCTCTGAGAAAGGAACG GCAGCCAAGGCAGCCGCCGCAGCCTCCAAGGAATCCCCCGCAGCCTCCTCCTCCAAGGAACCGGCCAGGAAGAAACGAAAG GTGGCCAATAGCCCTGAACTCGAACCCCCCGCAGCATCCTCCTCCTCCGAGGACTCGGCAGGCAGGCAACCCTCTGAGAAAGGAACG GCAGCCAAGGCAGCCGCCGCAGCCTCCAAGGAATCCCCCGCAGCCTCCTCCTCCAAGGACTCGGCCAGGAAGAAACGAAAG GCAGCCCAGAAAAGCCACAAATTGAGTTTCGACGGGTACATCGACTTGCTTGCTGCAAAAATTGAAGAAGGGAACAAAACAAAAGGGAATAAGGACCAGAGGAGAGGTGCTGACGGCAAATTTGGCAATAAAAATTTATTGGACTGTTCCTGGAGGACCTGGTTGAAAAGCATGTTTACAGAATATCCAGGTGTGCTGTGCAAGTGCTCTTGTAATCATCGACCTTTGACTAGCGCACAAGCCTTAATAAAACACATAGAGAGAAATCACTATATCAATAATGTGGTATCATTTGGTGAGGAGGACCTGGAATTCACACCACCACAGTTTTAG
- the LOC117682793 gene encoding histone H1.10-like isoform X2, translating to MPDGHVRVGLFPTLSETIVCQLGTVAELPRTATKSWKSGKKTAFRAAKAAAAASKESPAASKESPAASSSKDSARKKRKVANSPELEPPAASSSSEDSAGRQPSEKGTAAKAAAAASKESPAASSSKEPARKKRKAAQKSHKLSFDGYIDLLAAKIEEGNKTKGNKDQRRGADGKFGNKNLLDCSWRTWLKSMFTEYPGVLCKCSCNHRPLTSAQALIKHIERNHYINNVVSFGEEDLEFTPPQF from the exons ATGCCTGATGGCCATGTACGGGTGGGGTTATTTCCGACACTATCAGAAACAATAGTGTGCCAGCTGGGCACTGTGGCTGAACTCCCCCGTACAGCAACAAAGTCTTGGAAAAGTGGGAAGAAGACCGCCTTTCGG GCAGCCAAGGCAGCCGCCGCAGCCTCCAAGGAATCCCCCGCAGCCTCCAAGGAATCCCCCGCAGCCTCCTCCTCCAAGGACTCGGCCAGGAAGAAACGAAAG GTGGCCAATAGCCCTGAACTCGAACCCCCCGCAGCATCCTCCTCCTCCGAGGACTCGGCAGGCAGGCAACCCTCTGAGAAAGGAACG GCAGCCAAGGCAGCCGCCGCAGCCTCCAAGGAATCCCCCGCAGCCTCCTCCTCCAAGGAACCGGCCAGGAAGAAACGAAAG GCAGCCCAGAAAAGCCACAAATTGAGTTTCGACGGGTACATCGACTTGCTTGCTGCAAAAATTGAAGAAGGGAACAAAACAAAAGGGAATAAGGACCAGAGGAGAGGTGCTGACGGCAAATTTGGCAATAAAAATTTATTGGACTGTTCCTGGAGGACCTGGTTGAAAAGCATGTTTACAGAATATCCAGGTGTGCTGTGCAAGTGCTCTTGTAATCATCGACCTTTGACTAGCGCACAAGCCTTAATAAAACACATAGAGAGAAATCACTATATCAATAATGTGGTATCATTTGGTGAGGAGGACCTGGAATTCACACCACCACAGTTTTAG